The proteins below come from a single Nocardiopsis gilva YIM 90087 genomic window:
- a CDS encoding dihydrolipoamide acetyltransferase family protein, with amino-acid sequence MTDIYMPRLSDTMEEGVISSWVKNVGDKVATGDVLVEIETDKAVMEYEAYEDGYLVKQSVSAGDTVPIGAVIGVIGDSPDAVPEESAPAAAPAEKAEEAPATEAAAPAPAAPAETAPAAPSANGAAARPRTSPLARRLAKEYGLDIEKISGSGPKGRIVRADIEAAAKQQAAPAPAAAAPAAPAAAQAPAGAPQEAFDDGRASEELKVSNVRKVIARRLTQSKQEVPHFYLRRTIDAEGLKEFRGQINAQLADTGVKVSFNDLIVKAVATTLRSHPEVNTSWVDDKLLQHHRINVGVAVAVDAGLVVPVLHDTDKTPLSEISTKTRELAGKARDNKLKPQEMSGGTFSVSNLGMFGIDSFSAVINPPEAAILAVGAMKQEAVVRDGEIAARNTIALELSVDHRAVDGAVGAAFLKDLAEVLENPMRIIL; translated from the coding sequence ATGACTGACATCTACATGCCGCGCCTCTCCGACACCATGGAGGAAGGCGTCATCAGCTCCTGGGTCAAGAACGTCGGCGACAAGGTCGCGACCGGTGACGTGCTGGTCGAGATCGAGACCGACAAGGCCGTCATGGAGTATGAGGCCTACGAGGACGGTTACCTCGTCAAACAGTCGGTGAGCGCGGGCGACACCGTGCCGATCGGTGCCGTCATCGGTGTCATCGGCGACAGCCCGGACGCCGTTCCGGAGGAGTCCGCCCCGGCCGCCGCGCCCGCGGAGAAGGCGGAGGAGGCCCCGGCCACGGAGGCCGCCGCCCCGGCCCCCGCTGCTCCCGCCGAGACCGCTCCGGCGGCCCCGTCCGCCAACGGCGCCGCCGCGCGTCCGCGCACCTCCCCCCTGGCCCGCCGACTGGCCAAGGAGTACGGCCTGGACATCGAGAAGATCTCCGGGTCGGGCCCCAAGGGCCGCATCGTGCGCGCCGACATCGAGGCCGCCGCCAAGCAGCAGGCCGCCCCGGCCCCTGCTGCCGCCGCCCCGGCCGCTCCGGCTGCTGCTCAGGCCCCGGCGGGCGCCCCGCAGGAGGCGTTCGACGACGGCCGCGCCTCGGAGGAGCTCAAGGTCAGCAACGTGCGCAAGGTCATCGCGCGCCGGCTGACCCAGAGCAAGCAGGAGGTCCCGCACTTCTACCTGCGCCGCACGATCGACGCCGAGGGGCTCAAGGAGTTCCGCGGGCAGATCAACGCGCAGCTCGCCGACACCGGCGTCAAGGTCAGCTTCAACGACCTGATCGTCAAGGCCGTCGCCACGACGCTGCGCTCGCACCCGGAGGTGAACACCTCGTGGGTGGACGACAAGCTGCTCCAGCACCACCGGATCAACGTCGGTGTCGCCGTCGCGGTGGACGCCGGGCTGGTCGTTCCGGTCCTGCACGACACGGACAAGACGCCGCTGTCGGAGATCAGCACCAAGACCCGCGAGCTGGCCGGTAAGGCCCGCGACAACAAGCTGAAGCCGCAGGAGATGAGCGGCGGCACGTTCAGCGTCAGCAACCTGGGCATGTTCGGCATCGACAGCTTCTCCGCCGTCATCAACCCGCCGGAGGCCGCCATCCTCGCGGTGGGCGCGATGAAGCAGGAGGCCGTGGTGCGCGACGGCGAGATCGCCGCCCGCAACACCATCGCCCTGGAACTGTCGGTCGACCACCGCGCGGTTGACGGCGCCGTCGGCGCCGCGTTCCTCAAGGACCTCGCCGAGGTTCTGGAGAACCCGATGCGGATCATCCTGTAG
- a CDS encoding MFS transporter translates to MKKTEDRVWETSRTAAGASARLPVRQLLALTTAGFLAIVTETMPAGLLPRIGAGLGVSEGLAGQFITVYAIGSVVAAIPVIAATRGVRRRPLLLCGVIGLLVFNSLTALSGTYVLSLVGRLGAGMSSGVIWGLLSGYTRRLVPLHQQGRALAVMGVGQPIALCFGVPLGTALGALVGWRGVFWTMSVAALLLGLWIRLLLPDFPGQKAADRQPIARTFTTPGVRPVLAVMFLWILAHNILYTYIAPFASQAGLSARVDVLLAAFGLAAIVGIWLTGIWTDRHLRALTLGSLVLFTASAALLGAVGGHAWAVFAGVATWGLAFGGAPTLLQTALADAAGEAADVAQSMFVTFFNLAVAGGGLLGGVLLEGAGTGALPWSLVALALAAVTITAAFRTHAFVPGPRGLRQGASAAQQSP, encoded by the coding sequence ATGAAGAAGACTGAAGACAGGGTGTGGGAGACGTCCCGAACCGCGGCGGGTGCGTCGGCGCGGTTGCCGGTGCGCCAGTTGCTGGCGCTGACCACGGCCGGGTTCCTGGCCATCGTCACCGAGACGATGCCGGCCGGGCTGCTTCCCCGGATCGGTGCCGGCCTCGGGGTCAGCGAGGGCCTGGCCGGGCAGTTCATCACCGTCTACGCGATCGGCTCCGTGGTAGCCGCGATCCCGGTCATCGCCGCCACCCGCGGAGTCCGCCGCAGACCACTCCTGCTCTGCGGCGTCATCGGGCTGCTGGTGTTCAACTCCCTCACCGCGCTCTCCGGCACCTACGTGCTCTCCCTGGTCGGTCGGCTGGGAGCCGGTATGTCCTCGGGGGTGATCTGGGGGCTGCTCTCCGGCTACACCCGCCGCCTGGTCCCCCTCCACCAGCAGGGGCGTGCGCTGGCCGTCATGGGTGTGGGCCAGCCCATCGCCCTGTGCTTCGGCGTTCCCCTCGGCACCGCCCTGGGCGCCCTGGTCGGATGGCGAGGCGTCTTCTGGACCATGTCGGTCGCCGCTCTGCTCCTGGGCCTGTGGATCCGGCTGCTGCTGCCCGACTTCCCCGGCCAGAAGGCCGCCGACCGCCAGCCCATCGCACGCACTTTCACCACCCCCGGCGTCCGGCCCGTCCTGGCGGTGATGTTCCTGTGGATCCTGGCCCACAACATCCTCTACACCTACATCGCCCCCTTCGCCTCCCAGGCGGGGCTGTCCGCACGCGTGGACGTGCTGCTGGCGGCGTTCGGCCTGGCGGCGATCGTCGGCATCTGGCTCACCGGAATCTGGACCGACCGGCACCTGCGCGCCCTCACCCTGGGCAGCCTGGTGCTCTTCACGGCCTCGGCCGCGCTGCTGGGGGCCGTGGGCGGACACGCCTGGGCCGTCTTCGCGGGCGTGGCGACCTGGGGACTGGCGTTCGGCGGCGCGCCCACCCTCCTGCAGACCGCGCTGGCCGACGCCGCTGGGGAGGCGGCCGACGTGGCGCAGTCGATGTTCGTCACCTTCTTCAACCTCGCCGTGGCCGGCGGCGGACTGCTCGGCGGCGTGCTGCTGGAAGGCGCCGGAACGGGCGCGCTTCCCTGGAGCCTGGTCGCTCTGGCCCTGGCCGCCGTGACGATCACCGCGGCCTTCCGCACCCACGCCTTCGTCCCGGGCCCTCGCGGCCTGCGGCAGGGCGCCAGCGCCGCGCAGCAGAGCCCTTGA
- a CDS encoding NUDIX hydrolase, which translates to MMIASHQPAGAEPTMASAAIVPGPDWTLTFVLLNSGVHTGHWSLPAGPIGPGESAEQAARREAETSAGVRPGPLAPTGIYDVHGRTDGLPYRFRLHVYRALQPCTVTDGFVPNPTDVAEVGQAHPHDILPHPTHMRILNDAGLADFDPALVQRLLETDGVAVTRQDL; encoded by the coding sequence ATGATGATCGCCTCTCACCAACCGGCCGGGGCCGAACCGACCATGGCCTCCGCAGCCATCGTCCCTGGACCGGACTGGACCCTGACCTTCGTGCTCCTGAACAGTGGCGTACACACGGGGCACTGGTCACTCCCTGCGGGCCCCATCGGCCCCGGTGAGAGCGCCGAACAGGCCGCCCGCCGCGAAGCCGAAACCAGCGCCGGCGTCCGCCCGGGCCCCCTCGCTCCCACCGGCATCTACGACGTCCACGGACGCACCGACGGCCTGCCCTACCGCTTCCGCCTCCACGTCTACCGCGCCCTCCAACCCTGCACGGTCACCGACGGCTTCGTCCCGAACCCGACCGACGTCGCGGAGGTCGGCCAGGCCCATCCCCACGACATCCTTCCGCACCCCACCCACATGCGGATCCTCAACGACGCGGGCCTCGCCGACTTCGACCCGGCTCTCGTCCAACGGCTGCTGGAAACCGACGGCGTGGCCGTGACGCGCCAGGACCTCTAA